GAAAACACTAATATATGATAATTCGGATATAATTCATTAAAATTTTCTATAATTCGTCCAAAAAATAATTTATATACAAATAATTTCTCTAAATGATTTACATACAGATTATTTATATAATATACATGTATTTTTTTTATAAATATACATGTATTATAAATATATAATATAATGTTATTTTGATGTTATATTTTTTATATTTAATTAGATATTTAGAAGAAATAAAGCTAAAATAGTTTTATTTTCTAATGAAAAACTGAAATTTATTAGTCATTGTTTGAAATGGACCAAATGGTAAGATGGTCTTTATACTTAAGTATTACATGACATAAGATTTTTATTATGTGATGTGTATGTCTAAGTGATTTGGCATGCCACATAGATTTGAGGCCTAAAATCTTAGGTCTTAATAAAGCCTAGAATCATTTTCCTATAATATATGACCACGATATGTCTTTATCTGTCTTTAGGGGTTACTAAAAAATTGAATCAAGCAAAACTACTTAAAATGTTAAAAAAACCATAAACAATTTCTTTGTCATAAACAATATTACTCACTTCAAAAGTAACCATGATATGTTAGGTCACCCTAACTTACTCGGAGTGAACATATTCCAACAAAAAAAAGCCTTAACATGAACTGTTTGTGTATATTGTTGGTTGCAGTGGGGATCCATATTTCTTAGAGCCCTTTTGGATGGAACATGCTTCAGAAAGTGCAATTCTAGTAGCAGGGTGGCATCGAATGGGCTATTCTTTCTCTGATAAATCTTACATCTCACAAGAGCTTGAGAGGCTCATCCGCAAAGTACACGACGTTGCTGGTAATGCAGTCACTCAAGGAAGGTACATTGTAATCGGTGCTGGCTCAACCCATCTCATCAACGCCGCAGTTCAAGCGCTCTCTTCCTCATCGACCGATAATTTCAACTCATCATCATCCTCACCAGCTAGCATTGTTGTTACAATTCCTTATTACGCGGTTTGATTCTACTTAAACTAGGTTCATCTTTTGCAGCTCAGTAACTACAAAAATATAAGGCATCACTAAGTTGGCATGGTTAACAATAAGAACAGATACTATTACCCTTTACATCTAACAACTAATTAACTTGTTGAACAATTATGGTTAAACTGTCAAATAACTAGGAATGCTGTAGGTGCCAGAAATTCTTACCAGGAATGTCTAATATGATTCTTTTGCTGTACGTGGTATATTTTCGCAGCTTTATGAAACGCAAACAGAATACTTCCAATCAGTAAATTACAAGTTCGAAGGGGATGGTTCGTTGCTGAACTTGTCAAGTGGAACTAAGAGGGTTATTGAGTTTGTAACGGCACCAAACAATCCTGATGGGAAGCTAAACAAAGCAAATTTTCAAGGACCAAACTCCGCAGCAATCTATGATCGTGTTTATTATTGGCCACATTTCACACCAATTCCAACTCCAGCAAATGACGATGTCATGGTGTTTTCAATTTCTAAGCTCACTGGCCATGCTGGTACTAGATTAGGGTGCACACCTACTCTAGTGAATTACTCGAACGAGAACCTTATATATGTTAACTGAGTTATATATACTTATTACCATATGAGTTGTCGAAGTTACTTGGGCTTATGTACATTGCTTTGATGCAGGTGGGCAGTGATAAAGGATGAGGCAGTGTACCAAAGAATATTGCAGCATACTCTGATAAGTAACTTGGGTATTTCTCGGGATGCTCAGCTAAGAGCAATGAAGCTGTTGAATGTAGTCGTAGAAGGTGGAGGGAAAGAAATTTTCGAATTCGGATACACCACAATGAGGAAACGGTGGGAAAAACTGAAAAACACCCTGTCTTTGTCAAACCGATTTTCTCTGCAGAAAGATGAACCTCTCTTCTGCACTTTTTTCCAGAAACGTAGAGGACCATCTCCAGGTGAAAAGGTTAATTTGCCACACACACACACACACTGTCACAATAGGACTTTGTGATAAGAATGCATCCAACTGTATATAATACACCAAGAAGAAGTAACGACCTAGATTAGGTATTCCAAAGGAGTATATATGATACAAATTTGATTTGTTCTCATGGCAGCCTATGCATGGGTGAAGTGCGAGAGAGAAGAAGATGTAGATTGCTACAAAGTTCTCCAGGAAGAAGCTAATGTTTACGGCCGCAGAGGAAGTGTGTTTGGTGCTGAAGATCGATATGTACGTCTCGCCCTCATAAGGAGCCAAGATGATTTCGATATATTGCTTCACCGATTGAACCAGTTGGTCTCCAAGGAAGATGATTCACAGCCCCAGACTTCCATTAACAATGTGACAACCCATGAATTTCTCAGACGCAAGTCACGTAAGTAGTTAGAACTTAGAACTAGAAGTCTCGTCAGCACTCTTTGACCGCTCTATGTACTTGGAGAAATAAGGGAGCGCTTCTCGTGCTCCGCTGTTCCACTCTCACATCTCGCTGAGAGAGCAAAACACTCGTACAGTCATTTATGTAGTTATATATATGTGATTGGATCGATAAGGATAAAACACTTTATCGCTATTTTAGTAAGGTCGCTTTTTCCTCTCTGGCACGCTTTCTTGCTCAACTAGAATGAAGAAAATTCATGAATTGGATACAACCTGATAAGAGAGAAGATGAGTTGGTATAGGAATGGATTCGGATTATGCTATTTTCTAAAGCCGTTGATTGATCAGGCATTTCCTTTCCAACCTTTGAGTCAAGTGCCTTTTCCCGCAACATAATTGGTTTGCCTTGCGAGCCATTTCCTTAACTAAAGCCATTTTGATTAAGCCAGTTACTAGTAAAATGCCTAACCCTAACCCTAATCCTAACTTACGATCCACAGAAGCATTTCTTTGAACTTCGATTATGTATGCTTCCTCAAAAAGTAGGATGTTGCTGATACAAACCCAGAAAAATAATGAGGTCAGATTGATCTATAGAAAAGGTGTGAACCGTGATGCCATCATATTCCTGTAACACCACATGAGTTTGATTGAACCGCCATGGTCCTCCTATCAGCACCTTATTGTGATCTGAACTCGGGTCAAATGCTAGGGACTAATCTGCCTGATTCTCTTTCATGGATCTTGGAACCCCAAATAAAGACCTGAACTCACCGGAAAAACCAACACGGGTCATTGAGCAGAGCGAGCTATTTTTACCAGAGGGGCGTCGGGCAGAACCAAACCTTCTGGAAATGTCAATAAACATCATTGCCAGCAAGTGCTAAAGGGGTCGAGGAGGTAACATCATCAATGGATGACATAATGAGCAGATTTGAGAGGGCGATTGAAGACAGTCATGTCTTCGTATTAGGCTTTGGTGGCTGAACACAGTAAGGTAGGCGACAGACTTGCGGTTCTTTTCATTTGGCATTATAATCCACTCTCAACTTTAGACTACCTGTGGGAAGAACCAGTACGTCCTCAAAATAAATAGGGGCAGTGAAAATCTATAATTTTGGTCTGAAAGGGAAAAGACTCGAGACAATTTAGTGGATATACAATTAACATTCCTACAAATAAATGTCAAATAAAAAATCCTACAAAAAAATAAACGATAGTCTCACACCACGACTGGCCTTTTCAATCCTGCTAACTGTCTCTGTTTTAATCGACTAATTGTCCTCCTCCTGCATAAAAACAGAAGGAATACTGCAACAATCATAAGCAAATATACTTCCAAACGGGGACCCCAAATGATGCTTATACTATCCCATCTACGATCAACTTCAGGATCGAAAATAAAATCAACATTTGTGCCTGATTCTTCCAATGAAATAACCGTGGTCTTTGATTTGTAACCTGGGACAATGGCTGTGACTGCACACACCACAACCAGTGAATCACATCAGAAACTTAAGATGGACAACCACAAAAGAGTTGTAAGCACACAGATTCTAAAGAGTAAAGATACTTCATTAAATAAATGATTGGAGTAGAAATGCATGTTACATCAGCTATAAATTGCATTCGATTACGAGCACAATAATTTCCAAATAAGCTGGTTAACAGGCTATTTAGATTAGGATCCTTTTTCCTTTTTGGGTGAAACCTTATCTAACCTACAGGCCATTTATAACAATTCCCCATTCGACAGTTGAAAAGTTAAATACTTCAAGGGCCTCTATAATAATACTTGTTCTTTTCAGGGATATTTGACATTGGAAATCACAACAAAGATGGATTTACTTTTTTCCGATTGGAACAAGGATTAGTATGCCACCAGCTGTATGACCATTGATATTGTGGTCTATAACATGATGCAAGTTGTATTTTCTTTGCCTATTAAATTTAAGAGAAGTTTTAAATACACACCCCTTATTTCTTACTACACACTCCTTACTTAATACACCACTTATTTATTTTTTTCATTTCAGTATTTTGCTAAATACACACCTAGAATTATCAAGAATACCCTTAACCTATATAAAACCATGATTTCCTATTATTGTATGTAATATCAAAGATTTATATTTTTGTTAACATGTTTTTCTCTATATGTGCTGCACGTACATCAAACTTCATTGCCCAGAAATCATCCTATCCATTCCTCAAATTCATCTACTCCTATTTGGGTCCCTCCGGAAACTTTAAATTCCTAGTGTTTATGGTTTGAACAAACAGAGTTACTTCCGGTTAAAGCTTGCATGGATTAGAGGGGTAGGGTTTAATTGTTCTTGGTTCTTTCTGGTGATATAATATTGATCAGTTATCATGAGTTTAGTTTTGAAATTAGATAGGTTAATTATAATGAATGTCTTGCAATTACATGAAAATTCTAACTTGATTGAGATTGAAATTGATGACTGCCAATTTATTTTTGTTTCAATTTTGGGTTTTCGCTAGGTTTCTCAATATGTGAATGTTTGTGAAATATAGTTGAATTTTGTACAATAAGGAACACTTTATATTTTTTCTTTTTCAATAATAAGCATGAAATATAGTTGAATTTTGTACAATAAGGAACACTTTATATTTTTTCTTTTTCAATAATAAGCATATATATGGATGTTGTGGTCATTTAACATAGTTACAAATCATGATTTGAAATATTAAATACAAGAGGTGTGTATTAAGAGATTTGAGGTGTGTATATAAAATTACCCTAATTTAATCATCAGTTCTTCCAAATCATTTTAAAGAAGGCATCCACCTCACTATGATACCATTTAATCTACAAATACCTTCGTATCTTCCTCCAGGGGCAAGCAAGCGATGGTAATCCGCAAAGGCTGTACTAGCTTTTACCTGTACGTCAAAATATATGAGCAAAAAAATAAAATGTGGTGTCTGAGTTTGATAAACTGAGCAGAAGGTGCAACATAAATTTTTTATTTTTATTTTTTTGAAATAGAAGGTGCGACATATAGTATAAAGTATTAAATCAAAAGTAAACCAAAAGGTATAACAAGACAATATAGAGCTGTCAGTTGGAAAACAGAGATAAACATCTTTAAAAACTTTTATAAAAACCAAGGGGACATCGTAACAAAGTTGTCTAAATTTCTGCCATCTTACACACCCCCCAAAAAACCACTATTAGAGAATGATTTAGTTCATGGAACAAACAGATTAGACCATCTCCACATTAAAGGAGTTTTTGGAAGACCCAAAATAGATCCAAAACTTAATAGAGAAACCCCAAAGTTTTATTATTGATAAATAGGGATAAACAAATTTGAAGCTTATCCAAGTTTTAAGTTCAAACCAAGTAAAAGACCAATCAGAAGAGCACAGTTTCAACAACTATTAAGTCCGATTGCAAACCATCAATGTTCGAGTGAAAGAAGTGGGATCAAAATGAGCATTTATGTTAATATTTCATTTACAAATTTGATAACATAGATATGGCTGAGAAAGATAAAAATATCTGCTTAATTTATTATCATTATGACAACACTCCACCCTGGTTTATTCTGCATTTATTATAAATAGGACCATTAGAATTTTGGAAGATTGACTTATATGAATTCATGGTGCTGCTGAATAAGCATGATCACTCTAGCTTAGAATGATATTGAAGGATACGACATGTTTGTGTACCTACAATTAGCTTAAGTTACTTTATGGAACGCATTATTTAGATTTTCATAGTCCAACCATTGAAATAGCATGGCATATGTATTCAAACCAGATTTACTCAAGTATAAAAAATTAATATTACAACCATTTTTAAGGTTGCCATGCATGGGTCTTTAACATCCAATTAACTTTTAAACTTCAGTTCAATCTCAATTCCCAAACTGTGGCTATATGAGAGTGGAAAAGATGAAAACATAAGAATTTGAAGAATAGCATGAGTTAGTGAGCAAACCGTGTAATCTATTCCATTGATAGCAATAGAGCCTGGCAATGGCTTCCCACCATCTGAGGTCAAGATCCTTCCGTGTACTCCTGTCTGAAGAGTACAAGTTAAATGTAGATAACCAATATCACACCATTAAACATTCAATTTTAGCAACATTAGAAATGGCTTAGCTTATGTCCTAATGCTCCACAGAGTACAATATATAACAATAATTAAAAGAGAAACGGCCAATAGACTTCTGATTAGTCTTCAGGGTTACCGTGTGATGCAGTGTCATTAAAATGAGATGGCCAACGTAAAAGGAAAAAATATTTAATTCCTATAGTATGGATAAGAAACATGCTGATTTTCAATCACACGTACCTGTACTACGGTAGCAACGAGATCAAGCATGCTCTTTTTGTTGTATTCCCAAAGAGTAAGAAGCTGCAGATATACATATTAAAGTATCACATGAAACAGTTATATGGTAGCGAGTAAACTGAAAGGAATTACTGAGGTGGAAGGTAAAAGTTGATTGTGCCTATATATAAATCACTCATAGCATCCCTCAAACATACGACAGAGTCAAAACTAACCGACACTACTCCTCAAATGTGAGAATTTTTGATAAATAACCATAAATAAGCCTTCAAATTGGCTTCTAACATTGTTTTTCTAAATAGTTGAAAAATGACCATATGAAAGAGTCAAAAGTCTTAATTGTCCCTATCAAAATTTGTGTGCCAAAACTATATCTATCTAATTTCATGACTACCCAGCTCCTCTTTTCCATTCACATACTCATCATCCAAGATATTGTCTGACTCTCAAAAGCTTAAACTCCTCCGGAAATGACTTTGTTAGCGGGACCACTCCAAACTCTTGTTACAGAGTTTGGTGTTGTATCAAATTAGGTCGGCTTCGTTTAGATGACAATTGCAGAACTATTAGTTTGGTTCGCCATTGCAAACAAGATTCCAAAAATACGACTTGCCATAAATACATCAAAATTGAGTCCTTGACCATATATGAGTTCTCAACAAAATTGCACACAAACATAACATACTTCTGCCAAACTCCAAAGCTTTTAGTCAAAATCTTCTTGAGCCACTTCAGTACTAACTTATTCTTTATTTTACTAGAGTAGAGAAGGATTAGGCCAATAGAAAAATGTAGAGGAATTAGAATTAGGGTTGAACTGAAAAAGAGGATTATTACTGATTTATGTTTGTTTGATAGTTTCTCTCCATCAAATTGTTCAATTGAACTGAACTGATTTGAAGCTGTAAACCCTACTACCTTTTAACTTCAAACAAAATTCTATCCACCAATTGTATGGTTGAGAGTCTAGTACTGTATTGGATGGGAAAAGAGGAGCTGCGTAGCCATGAGGATCGATAGATAAGAATATGATTTTGCCTTTGATAGGGGTAATTAAGATTCTTGATCCCTTCACATGGTCATTTTTCAACTATCTGAATATTTGATACAATAAGCTTAAAAATCAATGTATAGGTCTAAAATAGGTCATTTATCTGAATCTGTCCTCAAATGTAGGTCAAGAACTACACAAACCACTGAAACATGCACCAAACTACAGCAACAAGGAATCAAGACTTAATGAAAGAGAGACAAAATCAAAAATCCATGTTAGGTTACAAATTTACCTGATCTTAAACCAATAGAGAAATGGTAAAAGATGGGTTTTCTAGTTTCAAGTCCACACAGATACACTCCAGTTTCTGTTACTCATAGAGGACTACAATTTGAAGGAATGAGCTATCTGACTATAGTTTGAAATAAAGTAAAAGAAACACCTTCAATTTCACATTCAAGTGATCTGACTATAGTTTGAAGGAACGAGATATCTGGCTAAAGTTCTACTTATAGATTTCCATTTACTTGTTTTGTATCAAGAGTCTATGTTGCACGGACACTCCACTTCGGAGTGACCGACACTCCGACACGCCGACATGGCAAAACATGTGTCCGAAAAAGTTGACTTTTCAGATACGTCTCGGACACGTTGACCGGCCCCGACACGGCATTGCGACACGCCACATCAGCGTTTCAGACTTTAAAAAAAAAAACTTCGTTTTGGACTCGGAGGTCGCCGGAAAATCTCAGAACTTCTACTCTTCGATTCTCCCTCCTCAGAGCTCGTCGTGGACAACCAAAGACATAGATAGGTTCTCCAAGTTGAGGTGAAGCTACCAGCACCATCCATGCCCGCCGCCGTGGCCGGATTCGAAAAATCACCGACGAACCCAGAAAAGCTTCTTCTTCTTCGAATCTCTCTCTCCTCAGCTTCCCATGGAAATCCAATACTAAAGCGACGTCGGGGAGGACGAGATGAGGCTATCCATACCAGTCGTGCTCGTCGTCGTGGCCGAAATCTGAAGATCGCTGGCGAACCCAGATTTTCTTCCTTTGCTTCTTTTCTCTCTCGCCGGAGCTCCTCTTCGTAATCCAACATCACAGCCATGTTGGGGACGACGTGACGAAGCTGTAGCCACCGGTTGGACGCCGGGAGACGGCCGAACGACGGAGAACTCCTCCGAGCTCCTCCGCTGCAGAGCAGCTTAAGACCGAGTTGGTCTGGGCTCGAATTGATCGAGTCCAAACTGATCCACATTCGTATATACTCCAAAATATACGACCTAGATCTTGCGGTCTAATAAATCTAATGGTCCAGATCAAGCCACCTTAAAAATCTATTTTTTGATAAAATTTTAGATAATACCAACTTCCAAAAATCATTAAAAATAGTTCTGAAAAATCCTACGAACTCGTAACGACGTCTAGAGTAATTCTATGGGCTCGAAAGGCAAAATTCGACAAACTAAAAATTTGAATAATTTTCAAAAGCCACAATGTTTTCTTTCCTGATGCTCAAACTGATTACGGACATCTTCCTTGTTGCTCAAACTGCTTATTCTATATTCAATCAATTGCTCAAACTGATTACTTATTTATTATGGTTATAAAATAGATTGAATTTATAACTTTATTTAGTAATGTAATGAACTTATTTCATATTTTAGTATATTTTTTTATTTATTAAAAATACATAAATATATAATTCTGTTTGCCATGTCGGAAACTCAGTTTTTGAGTTTTGCCGTGTTGGCGTGTCGTGTCGCCGTGTCCGTGTCCGTGTCCGTGCAACATAGATCAAGACTAAGGTAAATTTAACAAGGAATTGGGAGTTCTCACGCATCATCAAAACTTGGCTAAAGAAGACAACTCTATGATTATTGTAGCAAATATAGCAAGACTCAAAACAAGTTAAACAACTAATGCCTAACCTCATTTGCAGGAGGCCATTTGTTGTCACTAATCTCCAATGTCAATTCAAGACAGCCGCCATATATGTAGTTCCAGTCTTGCATGCCTCCATATATAGGATACCTGCAACAGGTGTCTTAAGAAAAATGATGAATATCAAACGAAAAGAAATACCTATAGGTAGTTGGTAGTTCACAACTGAAGAAAGCAGATTAACATTTTCAATTGATATGCATTTCTTCATTTTGTAAACTCCATAAACATTACTTGACATACCAGGAAGCTCCATTTGTAATTCCACCTTCAAATTCCTTGCTCAAGGACATGTTATAGTGAGAACGACTGTACACACTAGCCAAGAATCGGAATATTTTGTCATCAGGACATCCAAAGTACATTCTCCTGCAAGTTAAACTTGATCAAATGAGAAAAGCAAGTGCAAAATGTAACTTCATCAGGCAAATTCTGGGATGATTTGATAAAGCAAATAACTCAACTATTTTTGGGTTCCTTTGATAATTTATAGAGCACAATATATGTAACTTATCTTCATCATGATCGTGACACTCTACGGCCTAAAATTCAATCATGGAATGTATATAGTACATAAGAAAAATGAAGAAGCCAAGGACATCATTGTGTTGAATTCCATATGTCATGGAAAGTTAAACTATGATAAAAAATCAAAACCAGTTTAAAAAAGCAAAAACTGAAGTAAAATGAAGCCAGAATAAAACTTCCAATACAATGGAACACCTGGAACCCGTATTACATGGAAAATCAAGATTTAAAACTAATAAGTAGCCAATAAGATGTTACAGAACAAATGCAATAAATTTTTGTGAGCATCCCCTTTTTAACTTTTGCTACCAAATCTTACAACAGAGGTAAATTTGGCAGGTTATTTTTCCATTGAGTGGACACCATTTCAAGCTTTTAAGTTTTAACCAACAAAAGGACAAAAAAGAACTGGAAATAGAGAACAGGGAATCAAAAAATAAGACAGCAATGTTGAGTTTCAAGAAGCATGATACAATGGAGAACTGTCCGGGTCTTCAGGGATGTAAAATTTCTACCTTTTATCCTGAGTGCCATCCCATGGATAATTTGCAACAACTGCACCCTGTGAATAAGTAAAGGATTAGGGACTGATTCCTCCATATATTAATCAAAGAATTCATCATCCATGATGTGAAACAAACATATTTTGGAATGGGAAGCACGAACATTATCAATGTATTTGTCACATCAAATAAAATTGTAATAGTCAGCCCTTGCTTGAAAGAAAAAAAATGCAGATGAAGGGTAAAGAGCATTGTCATGATGGAATCTTACAGTAATATTCGGAATCCCTTTTTTGTTTAAGACAAATTAGACTCTCAGCTTGCACCAATGCAGTAACTTTGACTTCTGGAATTGACAATATCAATGCCAATGTCTTACCTAATCTTGGAATAGACAAGTAAAGAAGGCAAACCCTGATATACTTAAATCCTCTCCGTAACTTTCACTAAACAAAACTAAGAAATTGATTTTCCATCATGAAAGTCGCCAGAGTTCACATCGTCAATTGACTGTGTCTTATAACGTCTATGCAAATGTCTTTCCTTATCTCCTAAGAGAGAACTCAGAGAAGTGCAGAAATCATTCCTAATCTCCTTTAGTATTCTCCAAAAGCTTGACTGCAAATTATTTTTCCATCATGCAGGTGCAGGTCTCTATTATGGCAACAATTCTACTTCTAATTGATTATTATCTCAAGCTATTGTTAGTAAGCCGGTAGCTGCTTCAACAACCTAGTAATGATATGGATAAAAGTGATGCTGATGAATATGCAAAACTAAGAATTGCAGCATAAAATACAATAAAGTTATTACCCCATGCAAGCTGGCAGATGCAGTGAAATGTATCTTTCTCAACCACTTCATTATTGCTCTTGTTTCAGGTTGCCGCACATCCACATCATCATTCATATTAAAGAACTGATTTTCACGACAATATCTCTTATCATTAAAAACAACCAATAAACTTCAGTACTGGAAGTTAAGAAAAAAAAAAAATTAATTAATCCTAGAAAGATACTTTGGACGTCCCATTGCATTCTGGTGAAATCCTTTTCAGCTAAATCAAGTGTATTTACAACAGAAATTATTTTTATTTCGACAGAGGGTACTCATGAAATTCATATATTGTTTCTTTAAGGCTTTAAGCTTTTGATCTTAGGCGCTTTTAGCATGTGGTTGATTTAATAGAATTTTTATATTGGTATTATGAATTTGAACTTTAACTGTTAATGATTTTGGACAGGATCTATAAGTTTTTCATTGAGGAGCCTACCCATAACTGTTAAATATAGATTGTGCCACCCAAAAAGATACCTGATCCGGAAAATCTCGATTTAAGTCTATATTATTTGCATTACCACGCCTCCGAAGTGAAAACCCATCAGGATTCATAGATGGTAGTATATGAAGATGCACATTGTCGACAATCAATGTCACCTGTGGTTAGAATAGACATGTGAAAGTAAGTTAATAAATATCAAGTTATCAACACTACAACTGTACACAGCGAATGCTGTATTGGCATGTATTGGAAGAATAAAGTCAGCTTTTAACTTCAGAAACTTACAGAAAAAAAACCAGAAAGGGGGAATAGGGAATTGCATTACCCCAAAAAAAATATATAATAATAATAATAATAATAATAATAACAAATCTCCTACAGGGAAAGTAAAAAATACCATAGGATCTGTCAAAAAGTTGTCACATATCCAATTAGCAAGATGCATTAGCAGCTCACGACCTACGGGTTCATCTCCATGCACGTTGCCAATGTACTGCAACACCAAGAAAGTCATCAAAACAAACACTCAAACTAGCATTCTGAATTCCCCAGATGTGTCACAAGTAATTAACATTCAGGGGAATGAATGAGGAATCAAAGGTAGGTTGTCAAGAATATACATCAATAATAAAGATACAGCAATATCAATGCAAGCAAATATTCAAAACCAAAAATTTGTATAGAGGTGAAATTCAAATTTTCCACTTTCACTAACATCCTTTTACTCAACCATCTGCACATATATTCTGTGGTGCAAAAAAAAATTATTGGATACTAGCTTAGTTCCAGCTTTAAGAAGTGCACATCACAAATTGTTTGAAGAAGCTGATGCCCAGAGCAAAGCCAAATATTGGACAGTCCCACAGTGCAAGGTTGGTGATCAAATTCTTTACCCTTGGCTCCTCCTATTGTGTTCCATCTGTGCCATCCAAAGGATTGCCAGTACAGCATATCTTCCCTGCACCATCCCTCTCTTCCTTCCTCCAGAAAACTTATACCTCTCACACAATAAGGCAATACAAGAAACTGGAACATCCAATCACCACCTTAGACTCCCTAAATGATCTGTCATCATGTCATTGCAACTGAGCAAGGAAGCAAAATGATCTGAAGCATTTTCCAACTTCAATGAATAATAACTCTTCTCTAGGCTATTGAAGGAAATATGATTTCTACTTTCTTTTTCTTTCTTTGGAGGTGATGTATTCGGGAGGTGGGATTGAGAGAGAGAGAGAGACCAAAAATTAATGATTTTGTAAAGAAAAAAAAATTTAAAAGACAAGCTAGGAATGTAACCTAGTAATCAGGTTCTACCTTCACAAAAACAAACCTAGTAATCAGGACAAGCAGTCCATCAAACACAAAGCAACTGCAAAGCACCAGGGCAGTATCCTTCATTCAAAAAGGAAGCCCAAAGAGAACCACCTAAGAAAAGCTATGCTAATTATGAATGCTTTTGAAGCAACTGCAAAGCACCAGTGCAGTATCCCCCCACCTAAGAAAAGCTATGCTAATTACAAATGTTTTTGAAGTGTTTTAACAAGGAAGCCCAAAGAGAAGCAAGCAGTCTAGCTCTATCTGACTCTGTTCCAAATATTGCCACATCCTCTTAATCTTTGAAGATGCTCATGTTCCGTTCAGCCAAACCCACCACAAAGGAAACGAACTTATACCAAAAGCAGCTACGATATAATCTTCATAAAATTATATTTAAGAAAAAGACAATTGTGTGTAAGCTTCTGTAAACAACATATCATTCACCTTAAATGCAGGTTCAGGCTCTTCCTCCCCAGGCTTATCAGATATTTCAATTACCCACTACAAGCA
The window above is part of the Fragaria vesca subsp. vesca linkage group LG2, FraVesHawaii_1.0, whole genome shotgun sequence genome. Proteins encoded here:
- the LOC101308335 gene encoding tryptophan aminotransferase-related protein 4-like — its product is MAKLQQSSYVLCLAFSVAVNLYLILNLYGHGAGGQWELSWSRRAAEEAEHVAAVPCSGHGRAYLDGLVLDDGKQPGCECNSCFGGSDCSQFLTDCESNADGGDPYFLEPFWMEHASESAILVAGWHRMGYSFSDKSYISQELERLIRKVHDVAGNAVTQGRYIVIGAGSTHLINAAVQALSSSSTDNFNSSSSSPASIVVTIPYYALYETQTEYFQSVNYKFEGDGSLLNLSSGTKRVIEFVTAPNNPDGKLNKANFQGPNSAAIYDRVYYWPHFTPIPTPANDDVMVFSISKLTGHAGTRLGWAVIKDEAVYQRILQHTLISNLGISRDAQLRAMKLLNVVVEGGGKEIFEFGYTTMRKRWEKLKNTLSLSNRFSLQKDEPLFCTFFQKRRGPSPAYAWVKCEREEDVDCYKVLQEEANVYGRRGSVFGAEDRYVRLALIRSQDDFDILLHRLNQLVSKEDDSQPQTSINNVTTHEFLRRKSRK
- the LOC101308629 gene encoding carboxypeptidase D-like gives rise to the protein MKLLVSVLFISLCFSSSVLPAIARGGIPSSNPTGYGYGTQTGSGRHLFGEDGSQTSVDAQGYMTNSDLEMAIKDFGRRCSNISRVYSIGESVNGVPLWVIEISDKPGEEEPEPAFKYIGNVHGDEPVGRELLMHLANWICDNFLTDPMVTLIVDNVHLHILPSMNPDGFSLRRRGNANNIDLNRDFPDQFFNMNDDVDVRQPETRAIMKWLRKIHFTASASLHGGAVVANYPWDGTQDKRRMYFGCPDDKIFRFLASVYSRSHYNMSLSKEFEGGITNGASWYPIYGGMQDWNYIYGGCLELTLEISDNKWPPANELLTLWEYNKKSMLDLVATVVQTGVHGRILTSDGGKPLPGSIAINGIDYTVKASTAFADYHRLLAPGGRYEVTAIVPGYKSKTTVISLEESGTNVDFIFDPEVDRRWDSISIIWGPRLEVYLLMIVAVFLLFLCRRRTISRLKQRQLAGLKRPVVV